One part of the Scatophagus argus isolate fScaArg1 chromosome 12, fScaArg1.pri, whole genome shotgun sequence genome encodes these proteins:
- the zgc:92907 gene encoding UDP-N-acetylglucosamine transferase subunit ALG13 homolog — MKTVFVTVGTTSFNELIESITSSESVQALKARGYERLVVQVGRGSLLPAADSCPHIRLEAFRFKDSLAEDIKQADLIISHAGAGSCLDALSAGKPLLVVVNDKLMNNHQLELARQLNMDSHSLYCTCSTLTETLRTMDLSVLKPFVHGQPKHFANFLDKALGLK, encoded by the exons ATGAAGACAGTGTTTGTAACTGTTGGCACCACGAGTTTTAATGAGCTCATTGAAAGCATCACGTCTTCCGAGTCCGTTCAG gcTTTAAAGGCTCGAGGATATGAGCGTTTGGTTGTACAGGTTGGAAGAGGCTCacttcttcctgctgctgacagctgtcCACACATCAGACTGGAGGCTTTTCGATTCAAAGACTCCCTAGCAGAAGACATAAAGCAGGCGGACCTCATCATCAGCCATGCAG GGGCAGGAAGTTGTTTGGACGCACTCAGTGCAGGAAAACCTCTGCTGGTTGTAGTCAATGACAAGTTGATGAACAACCACCAGCTGGAGTTGGCCAGACAGCTAAACATGGACTCACACTCGCTGTACTGCACATGCAG CAccctgacagaaacactgaggacCATGGATCTCTCTGTTCTTAAGCCCTTCGTACATGGACAGCCGAAGCATTTTGCAAACTTTCTAGACAAAGCTCTTGGTCTTAAGTGA
- the rap2c gene encoding ras-related protein Rap-2c produces the protein MKEYKVVVLGSGGVGKSALTVQFVTGTFIEKYDPTIEDFYRKEIEVDSSPSVLEILDTAGTEQFASMRDLYIKNGQGFILVYSLVNQQSFQDIRPMRDQIVRVKRFEKVPLILVGNKVDLESEREVAGSDGRALAQEWGCPFIETSAKSKTMVDELFAEIVRQMNYSTLPEKQEQCCTACVVQ, from the exons ATGAAAGAATACAAAGTGGTCGTGCTGGGCAGCGGCGGCGTCGGCAAGTCCGCGCTGACCGTCCAGTTTGTCACTGGCACTTTCATCGAGAAATACGACCCGACCATCGAGGACTTTTACCGAAAGGAGATCGAGGTTGACTCGTCGCCCTCCGTGCTGGAAATCCTCGACACCGCGGGGACGGAGCAGTTCGCCTCCATGAGAGATCTGTACATAAAGAACGGACAGGGGTTCATCCTGGTCTACAGCCTGGTCAACCAACAGTCATTCCAG GATATCAGACCAATGCGAGACCAAATAGTGCGAGTGAAGCGCTTTGAGAAGGTGCCGTTGATCCTGGTTGGGAACAAAGTTGATCTGGAATCTGAGCGTGAGGTCGCTGGGTCAGATGGACGAGCTCTGGCTCAAGAGTGGGGCTGCCCTTTCATTGAAACGTCTGCCAAGAGCAAGACTATGGTGGACGAGCTGTTTGCAGAGATTGTCCGACAGATGAATTATTCCACCCTGCCAGAGAAGCAGGAACAGTGCTGCACAGCCTGTGTGGTACAGTGA